A window from Streptomyces subrutilus encodes these proteins:
- a CDS encoding nucleoside hydrolase, translating into MRRNALLSSVLAAVLAVPLVTASTAAADPEAAASGPVRKVILDADMGELNDDAVTMFMLAASPQVDLLGVTVVSGNTWVEEGTAYALRQLELAGRSDVPVAAGAGEPLMPGRRERLAAENALYGTAPWTGAFESARPPAHDRLAEPPYGGYAKTRPVRSGAVDFIVEQVRRHPHQITFIAAGPATNLALAVRSHPEIVPLFKEVVYMGGAFDKPGNITPAAEFNWWFDPESARIAVRTPFPRQTVLPDDAAQHVKYTRTQYEAVTAGPSTPVKKMFKDLQGPEFAKDPQHFTYVWDALTAAVLLDPAVAVAPEERYVDVDADFGPDYGRSLGYRLDEFSAPRNPAGTRKATVVTGIDTARFWSLYVGLLRRA; encoded by the coding sequence ATGCGCAGGAACGCCCTGCTGTCGTCCGTGCTCGCCGCCGTCCTGGCGGTCCCCCTCGTCACCGCGTCCACCGCCGCGGCCGATCCGGAGGCCGCCGCCTCCGGGCCGGTCCGCAAGGTCATCCTCGACGCCGACATGGGCGAGCTGAACGACGACGCCGTCACCATGTTCATGCTCGCCGCGTCCCCGCAGGTCGACCTCCTCGGCGTCACGGTCGTCTCCGGCAACACCTGGGTCGAGGAGGGCACCGCGTACGCGCTGCGCCAGTTGGAGCTGGCCGGCCGCTCCGACGTCCCGGTGGCCGCCGGGGCCGGGGAGCCGCTGATGCCCGGCCGCCGGGAGCGGCTGGCCGCCGAGAACGCGCTCTACGGCACCGCGCCCTGGACGGGCGCCTTCGAGTCCGCGCGTCCGCCCGCCCACGACCGGCTCGCGGAGCCCCCGTACGGCGGGTACGCGAAGACGCGGCCGGTCCGCTCCGGCGCCGTCGACTTCATCGTGGAGCAGGTCAGGCGGCACCCGCACCAGATCACCTTCATCGCGGCGGGACCGGCCACCAACCTGGCGCTCGCGGTGCGCAGCCATCCGGAGATCGTGCCGCTGTTCAAGGAGGTCGTCTACATGGGCGGCGCCTTCGACAAGCCGGGCAACATCACCCCGGCGGCCGAGTTCAACTGGTGGTTCGACCCGGAGTCCGCGCGGATCGCCGTCCGTACGCCGTTCCCCCGGCAGACGGTGCTGCCGGACGACGCGGCCCAGCACGTGAAGTACACCAGGACGCAGTACGAGGCCGTCACCGCGGGCCCCTCGACCCCGGTGAAGAAGATGTTCAAGGACCTCCAGGGCCCGGAGTTCGCGAAGGACCCGCAGCACTTCACGTACGTGTGGGACGCGCTGACGGCGGCCGTCCTGCTGGACCCGGCCGTCGCCGTCGCGCCCGAGGAGCGGTACGTGGACGTGGACGCGGACTTCGGTCCGGACTACGGGCGTTCGCTCGGCTACCGGCTCGACGAGTTCTCGGCGCCCCGCAACCCGGCGGGGACCCGGAAGGCGACGGTGGTGACGGGGATCGACACCGCCCGGTTCTGGTCGCTGTACGTGGGTCTGCTGCGCCGCGCCTGA
- a CDS encoding dihydrofolate reductase family protein: MTQLLRVQNFNVSSDGIGAGEDQSLERPFGHVDPGRLFAWAGATASWPMRTDPGGSRGLDDYLTRDYPRNIGAEIMGRNKFGPQRGPWEDHEWCGWWGDEPPFRTPVFVLTHHERPSFTLSDTTFHFVAGDPADVLARAKEAARGKDVRLGGGVTTIRQFLDADLVDTLHVAVSPVELGSGLRLWESPDELLDRFHLDVVPSPSGVTHHLFWRR, translated from the coding sequence ATGACCCAGCTCCTGAGAGTGCAGAACTTCAACGTATCCAGCGACGGGATCGGCGCGGGCGAGGACCAGAGCCTGGAGCGGCCGTTCGGCCACGTCGATCCCGGGCGGCTGTTCGCCTGGGCCGGCGCCACGGCGAGCTGGCCCATGCGCACCGATCCCGGGGGCAGCCGGGGCCTGGACGACTACCTCACGCGGGACTACCCGCGCAACATCGGCGCCGAGATCATGGGCCGCAACAAGTTCGGGCCGCAGCGCGGGCCCTGGGAGGACCACGAGTGGTGCGGCTGGTGGGGGGACGAGCCCCCGTTCCGCACGCCGGTGTTCGTCCTGACGCACCACGAGCGGCCGTCCTTCACGCTCTCCGACACGACCTTCCACTTCGTCGCGGGCGACCCGGCCGATGTGCTCGCCCGGGCGAAGGAGGCGGCGCGGGGCAAGGACGTGCGGCTCGGCGGCGGGGTCACCACGATCCGGCAGTTCCTCGACGCCGACCTCGTCGACACCCTGCACGTGGCGGTCTCACCGGTGGAGCTCGGGTCCGGGCTGCGGCTCTGGGAGTCCCCCGACGAACTGCTCGACCGCTTCCACCTCGACGTCGTGCCCAGCCCGAGCGGGGTGACGCACCACTTGTTCTGGCGCAGGTGA
- a CDS encoding FABP family protein, whose product MFEPVRDNPYPDSHVLGEGPEPHPLLGPVLPLLGRWHGRGRGEYPTLPQDFRYEQEITFSHDGRPFLRYEARAWLVDGDGVPVRPAGRESGWWRVTPDATLEVVLAHPTGIVETYVGRAAGTEFEIGTKEVSLTPLAKEVTGTRRHYTVDEGRMTVVHDMAAVGQPLQHHLTTHLRLRPS is encoded by the coding sequence ATGTTCGAACCGGTACGGGACAACCCCTACCCCGACAGCCACGTCCTCGGCGAGGGCCCCGAGCCGCATCCCCTGCTGGGGCCGGTGCTGCCGCTGCTGGGGCGCTGGCACGGACGGGGCCGGGGCGAGTATCCGACCCTCCCGCAGGACTTCCGGTACGAGCAGGAGATCACCTTCAGCCACGACGGCCGCCCCTTCCTGCGCTATGAGGCCCGCGCCTGGCTGGTCGACGGCGACGGGGTCCCGGTGCGGCCGGCGGGGCGCGAGTCCGGGTGGTGGCGGGTGACGCCGGACGCCACCCTGGAGGTGGTGCTGGCCCACCCGACCGGCATCGTCGAGACGTACGTGGGACGGGCGGCCGGCACCGAGTTCGAGATCGGGACGAAGGAGGTGTCGCTGACGCCGCTGGCCAAGGAGGTCACCGGCACCCGGCGCCACTACACCGTGGACGAGGGCCGGATGACGGTGGTCCACGACATGGCCGCCGTGGGGCAGCCGCTCCAGCACCACCTCACGACCCACCTGCGGCTGCGCCCGTCCTGA
- a CDS encoding MFS transporter → MSEPDESKSGTVTTKVPARLDQLPWSRWHWMIVIGLGTVWVLDGLEVTIVGNIASRLSEDGSGLSITDAQVTGVAAALYVAGACFGALFFGRLTDLYGRKKLFLITLAVYLAATAMTALSFSAWWFFLFRFLTGFGIGGEYAAINSAIDELIPSKYRGRVDLIINGSFWLGAVAGSLLSVVALNTDLFPASVGWRLTFALGVVLGLVILLVRRHVPESPRWMFIHGRAEEADALVADVERQVEAEKGVRLPEPDESITVVQHRSIGFGEIAKTVFRSYPRRAVLGLSLFVGQAFLYNAITFGFGSILVTFFDVSSGVTGYYFAVIAFGNFLGPLLLGRMFDTVGRRPMISGTYILSGLLLFGTAWLFGAGKLSAVTMTACWCVVLFFASAGASSAYLTVSEIFPMETRAMAIAFFYAIGTAAGGISGPLIFAGLTSSGVVGDAVIAFCIGASLMVAAGVVAVFFAVAAEGRSLEQIATPLSAREAADAPAA, encoded by the coding sequence ATGTCCGAACCTGATGAATCGAAGAGCGGGACGGTCACGACCAAGGTCCCGGCACGGTTGGACCAGCTCCCCTGGTCCCGTTGGCATTGGATGATCGTGATCGGGCTGGGCACCGTGTGGGTGCTGGACGGCCTCGAGGTGACCATCGTCGGCAACATCGCGAGCCGGCTCTCGGAGGACGGCAGCGGCCTCTCGATCACCGACGCCCAGGTCACCGGCGTCGCGGCCGCCCTCTACGTGGCGGGCGCCTGCTTCGGGGCCCTGTTCTTCGGCCGGCTGACCGACCTCTACGGCCGCAAGAAGCTGTTCCTGATCACACTGGCGGTCTACCTGGCGGCCACGGCCATGACGGCGCTGTCCTTCTCCGCCTGGTGGTTCTTCCTGTTCCGCTTCCTCACCGGCTTCGGCATCGGCGGTGAGTACGCCGCCATCAACTCGGCGATCGACGAGCTGATCCCCAGCAAGTACCGCGGCCGGGTCGACCTCATCATCAACGGCAGCTTCTGGCTGGGCGCGGTGGCGGGGTCGCTGCTGTCGGTCGTCGCGCTCAACACCGACCTGTTCCCGGCCTCGGTGGGCTGGCGGCTGACCTTCGCCCTGGGCGTCGTGCTCGGCCTGGTCATCCTGCTCGTACGGCGCCACGTGCCCGAGAGTCCGCGGTGGATGTTCATCCACGGCCGGGCCGAGGAGGCGGATGCGCTGGTCGCCGACGTGGAACGGCAGGTGGAGGCGGAGAAGGGGGTACGGCTGCCGGAGCCGGACGAGTCCATCACCGTGGTGCAGCACCGCAGCATCGGCTTCGGCGAGATCGCGAAGACCGTGTTCCGCTCCTATCCGCGCCGGGCCGTGCTGGGACTGTCCCTCTTCGTCGGCCAGGCCTTCCTGTACAACGCCATCACCTTCGGCTTCGGTTCCATCCTCGTCACGTTCTTCGACGTCTCCAGCGGGGTGACCGGCTACTACTTCGCCGTCATCGCCTTCGGCAACTTCCTCGGCCCGCTGTTGCTGGGCCGCATGTTCGACACCGTGGGCCGGCGGCCCATGATCTCGGGGACGTACATCCTGTCCGGGCTGCTGCTCTTCGGGACCGCGTGGCTCTTCGGGGCGGGCAAGCTGTCCGCCGTGACGATGACCGCCTGCTGGTGCGTGGTGCTCTTCTTCGCCTCGGCAGGGGCCAGTTCGGCGTACCTGACCGTCAGCGAGATCTTCCCGATGGAGACGCGCGCGATGGCGATCGCCTTCTTCTACGCGATCGGCACCGCGGCGGGCGGCATCTCCGGTCCGCTGATCTTCGCGGGCCTCACGTCGAGCGGGGTGGTGGGCGACGCCGTGATCGCCTTCTGCATCGGGGCCTCGCTGATGGTGGCGGCCGGGGTGGTGGCGGTCTTCTTCGCGGTCGCCGCCGAGGGGCGTTCCCTGGAGCAGATCGCCACCCCCCTCTCCGCGCGCGAGGCCGCCGACGCTCCGGCCGCCTGA